One Spodoptera frugiperda isolate SF20-4 chromosome 30, AGI-APGP_CSIRO_Sfru_2.0, whole genome shotgun sequence genomic window carries:
- the LOC118269922 gene encoding acyl-CoA Delta-9 desaturase-like encodes MTAANMETKTPSSNDLKNPMKDGNVNKEETMEIPKVIGTDYSYKHTIVWKNAIGFLIMHILALWGVGLLFAGYMKWQSLVWTFFIAFLSTEGVTIGAHRFYTHKSFKATPFLKAIFLLCQTIAGQNSMFIWCRDHRLHHRYSDTDGDPHNSKRGFFFCHIGWLMHKKHPYVIELGRKIDMSDLQADWMVMFQKKYYYHLYFLLAFLIPVWVPVHFFGEPVLHSILVVYFARYVLQLNGTWLVNSAAHLYGTRPYDAKLQPVESWFVSFISLGEGWHNYHHAFPWDYKAAELTMHFNQSASIIRFFERIGLAYDLKTASPELVTNRIIRTGDGSHYKMGTEEARAAVTAWGPLHPLNPTYNTTLKAPDAILKPEGLPLYHEKDTLNLTVIQKNSRRG; translated from the exons ATGACTGCAGCAAACATGGAAACCAAAACTCCATCAAGCAACGACCTGAAGAATCCAATGAAAGAtggaaatgtaaataaagaagaaactaTGGAAATTCCTAAAGTCATTGGAACTGATTATAGTTATAAACATACGATTGTTTGGAAGAATGCTATCGGATTCTTGATAATGCATATCCTTGCTCTTTGGGGCGTTGGTCTACTGTTCGCGGGCTATATGAAATGGCAGAGCTTAGTATGGA CGTTTTTCATCGCTTTCCTGTCTACTGAAGGAGTAACAATCGGAGCCCACCGATTCTACACACACAAATCGTTTAAAGCAACTCCGTTCCTGAAAGCTATATTTTTACTATGCCAAACTATTGCTGGACAG AATTCCATGTTCATCTGGTGTCGTGACCACCGTCTCCACCACCGCTACTCGGACACTGACGGCGACCCTCACAACTCCAAGCGTGGCTTCTTCTTCTGCCACATCGGCTggctcatgcataagaagcacCCCTACGTTATCGAACTGGGCAGGAAGATTGACATGAGTGACTTGCAAGCTGATTGGATGGTGATGTTCCAAAAGAA GTATTACTATCACCTATATTTCTTATTGGCCTTCTTGATACCTGTGTGGGTGCCAGTACATTTCTTCGGTGAACCTGTATTACATTCCATTTTGGTTGTCTATTTCGCCCGCTACGTGTTACAATTGAATGGAACTTGGTTGGTTAACAGTGCTGCTCATCTTTATGGAACTAGACCTTATGATGC AAAACTGCAGCCAGTGGAATCATGGTTCGTGTCCTTTATAAGTCTGGGCGAGGGTTGGCACAACTACCACCACGCGTTCCCCTGGGACTACAAGGCAGCTGAGCTGACCATGCATTTCAACCAATCTGCTAGCATCATACGATTCTTCGAGAGGATTGGATTGGCTTATGATCTAAAAACTGCTTCACCTGAACTG GTAACAAACAGGATCATAAGGACAGGAGACGGCAGTCACTACAAGATGGGTACGGAAGAAGCACGCGCGGCGGTGACAGCGTGGGGTCCGCTACACCCACTCAACCCGACCTACAACACCACACTCAAGGCACCAGACGCCATCCTCAAACCAGAAGGACTACCACTCTACCACGAAAAGGACACTCTCAATCTCACTGTCATACAGAAAAACTCCAGACGCGGTTGA
- the LOC118269923 gene encoding acyl-CoA Delta-9 desaturase-like: protein MKEKYLEDSPTKVFNNIEKTTCPVIENVDKIPTIKYIATDYSYKHQIVWKNVIGFVLLHVFALWGLVLIFTGMALWKTSIWALCVLYIGSEGVTIGAHRCFAHRSFKATPLLRAVMVITQTLAGQNSVYTWCRDHRLHHRYSDTDADPHNSKRGFFFCHIGWLMHKKHPYVKEFGRNIDMSDLQGIT, encoded by the exons atgaaagaaaaatatttagaagaCAGTCCAACGAAAGTGTTCAACAATATTGAAAAGACTACGTGCCCAGTTATTGAAAATGTAGATAAGATcccaacaataaaatatatagcaaCTGATTACTCGTACAAACACCAAATCGTTTGGAAAAATGTGATAGGATTTGTCTTACTACACGTGTTTGCATTGTGgggtttagttttaatattcacTGGAATGGCTTTATGGAAAACCAGTATATGGG CCTTATGCGTTTTGTACATTGGCTCCGAAGGTGTAACTATTGGAGCTCATAGATGCTTTGCTCACAGATCATTCAAAGCCACGCCTCTTTTGAGAGCAGTTATGGTCATCACGCAGACGCTTGCGGGGCAG AATTCTGTGTACACCTGGTGTCGTGACCACCGGCTCCATCATCGTTACTCTGACACGGATGCCGACCCTCACAACTCCAAGCGTGGCTTCTTCTTCTGCCACATCGGCTggctcatgcataagaagcatCCCTACGTCAAAGAATTTGGCAGGAACATTGACATGAGTGATTTGCAAG gtattacataa
- the LOC126912835 gene encoding trypsin-1-like produces the protein MFTILSTIYLLIGISQVELVRGTECQCGKPSDRVVSMRIVGGRRAEPHSFPWTVAILKSERMHCGGAMITNKHILSAGHCFKWDNFKSMEVLIGLDNMDDLNHVEKRNISSVVIHEAFTSTAVRDENDIAIATLNVPVEFSETIVPICLPLPGEIFTNRIGTIVGWGRVGVEKSSSKVLLKASLRILSDEDCMNSQLAQHLKPTMMCAFSKGKDGCQGDSGGPLLVFQPEGRYVQAGVVSWGIGCADPRYPGVYTKVSNYIDWITSHTAGGLKCDH, from the exons ATGTTCACAATACTGAGTACTATTTACTTGTTAATCGGGATCAGCCAG GTGGAGTTGGTGCGTGGCACAGAATGCC AATGTGGCAAGCCTTCAGACAGAGTGGTGTCGATGAGGATAGTAGGAGGGAGGAGAGCGGAACCGCATTCATTTCCATGGACCGTGGCCATCTTGAAATCTGAACGGATGCACTGCGGCGGAGCGATGATCACGAACAAGCACATCCTAAGCGCGGGACACTGTTTTAAATG gGATAATTTTAAATCCATGGAGGTTTTAATAGGACTGGATAATATGGATGATTTAAACCATGTTGAGAAACGAAATATTTCTAGTGTTGTTATACATGAAGCGTTTACATCCACTGCGGTTAGAGATGAGAATGATATTGCAATTGCTACGTTGAACGTGCCCGTAGAATTCAGTGAAACTATCGTGCCCATATGCCTTCCTTTACCAG GTGAAATTTTTACAAATAGGATAGGAACTATCGTTGGATGGGGTAGAGTGGGTGTAGAGAAGTCATCATCAAAGGTATTGCTAAAAGCGAGTCTTCGAATATTGTCCGATGAAGATTGTATGAACTCGCAACTCGCACAGCACCTCAAGCCTACTATGATGTGTGCCTTCTCAAAAGGAAAGGATGGGTGTCAG GGCGACAGCGGCGGGCCTTTGTTAGTTTTTCAACCTGAAGGAAGATATGTTCAAGCAG GTGTTGTCTCATGGGGCATCGGATGTGCAGATCCCAGGTATCCTG GGGTCTACACAAAAGTCAGCAATTACATCGACTGGATCACATCCCATACAGCGGGCGGACTAAAATGTGATCACTAA